In Flavobacterium sp. CS20, a single window of DNA contains:
- a CDS encoding TonB-dependent receptor, translating to MAVSIKGDKEFDEVLSIKNKALRINLNKNIYGTFAEIGAGQETVRNFFRAGGASGTIAKTMSAYDKDFSDAIYGTEDDRRYVTENKLNKMLDHETRLIEERIIRRKHPDKLFFTFANTVTTIDFAKKYKGHGWVGIKYQVKPDEAYNKIVLHLRFKENNAKHQQITLGVLGVNLIYAAYYNHDSARDILINLYNHLEKDQLEIDTINFSGPRFKKVDNRLMSLQLVKNDMTDAVMFAPNGNNVLPASILYRKNILALRGSFRPVTNVNMDIYRNSLKLFKSERKVSEKQTQVIFEITLSNLKAEGEIDEADFLDRADLLCNLGHTVMISNFQEYYRLVEYFSKYTKERMGLAMGVNNLIDVFDERYYRHLSGGILEAFGKLFFKDLKVYLYPYKNPETGEITNSENLKVHPRMKELYKFFKHNGRVVDIKDYDEDNLGIFSREVLQMIADDESGWEDKLPEQTAEMIKSQNLFKRDYKKAEYVGYDIS from the coding sequence ATGGCAGTTTCAATCAAGGGAGACAAAGAGTTTGACGAAGTACTTTCCATCAAAAACAAAGCCTTAAGAATCAACCTTAACAAAAACATTTACGGCACATTTGCTGAAATTGGTGCTGGACAAGAAACCGTAAGGAATTTTTTTAGAGCTGGTGGTGCCAGTGGAACCATAGCTAAAACTATGAGTGCTTACGACAAAGATTTTAGCGATGCTATTTACGGAACTGAAGACGATAGACGCTACGTCACTGAAAACAAGCTAAACAAAATGCTTGATCATGAAACCAGACTTATCGAGGAACGTATCATAAGGCGTAAACATCCTGATAAATTATTTTTTACCTTTGCTAACACCGTTACCACGATAGATTTTGCAAAAAAATACAAAGGTCATGGTTGGGTTGGTATTAAATATCAAGTCAAACCTGACGAAGCTTACAATAAAATAGTTTTGCATCTGAGATTTAAAGAAAACAATGCTAAACATCAACAAATCACACTTGGTGTTTTAGGGGTTAATTTGATTTATGCGGCTTATTACAATCACGATAGTGCAAGAGATATTTTAATAAACCTTTACAATCACCTTGAGAAAGACCAACTAGAAATTGACACGATAAACTTTTCTGGACCGCGTTTTAAAAAAGTAGATAACCGTTTGATGAGTTTGCAATTGGTCAAAAACGATATGACCGATGCGGTAATGTTTGCTCCAAATGGTAACAATGTTTTGCCTGCAAGTATTTTATACAGGAAAAATATTTTAGCTTTAAGAGGAAGTTTTAGACCTGTGACTAACGTCAATATGGATATTTACAGAAATTCATTAAAGCTCTTTAAAAGCGAAAGAAAGGTCAGTGAGAAGCAAACCCAAGTCATTTTTGAAATCACATTATCTAATCTAAAAGCTGAAGGCGAAATAGATGAAGCAGATTTTTTAGACCGTGCTGACTTGCTTTGTAATCTTGGTCACACAGTTATGATTTCTAACTTCCAAGAATACTATAGGCTTGTTGAATATTTTTCTAAATACACCAAAGAACGAATGGGTCTTGCTATGGGCGTTAACAATCTTATTGACGTTTTTGACGAACGCTACTACAGACATTTAAGCGGTGGTATTTTAGAAGCATTTGGTAAACTCTTCTTTAAAGACCTTAAAGTTTATCTTTATCCATACAAAAACCCAGAAACTGGCGAAATAACCAACAGCGAAAATCTTAAAGTTCACCCGAGAATGAAAGAACTCTACAAATTCTTTAAACATAATGGTCGCGTGGTTGATATTAAAGATTACGACGAAGACAATCTAGGAATTTTCTCAAGAGAAGTACTTCAAATGATAGCTGATGATGAAAGTGGCTGGGAAGACAAATTACCAGAACAAACTGCTGAAATGATAAAAAGTCAAAACCTGTTTAAACGCGATTATAAAAAGGCTGAGTATGTTGGATATGATATTTCGTGA
- a CDS encoding alpha/beta hydrolase: MTTKNLSLTHLIRPSNLTQPSPLILMLHGYGSDEKDLFAFAEYLPENYTVISVQAPYGLQPMGYAWYAINFDADANKFSDTQQGIKSREKIKNFITEAIDAYNINPKEVTLFGFSQGTILSFATALTYPHLVKNVIGLSGYIDKNMVEIADKNALKKLHVFSSHGTADQVIPVDWARKTPEILKSYGIDCEFKEFPIGHGVNQENFEAVLDWLKNH; the protein is encoded by the coding sequence ATGACAACAAAAAATTTAAGCTTAACTCATCTCATTAGACCTTCAAATCTAACCCAACCATCGCCACTTATTTTGATGCTACACGGCTATGGCAGTGATGAAAAAGATTTGTTTGCCTTTGCCGAATATCTGCCTGAGAACTATACTGTGATTTCAGTGCAAGCTCCTTATGGTTTACAACCTATGGGTTATGCATGGTATGCCATTAATTTTGATGCTGATGCCAATAAATTTAGCGATACCCAACAAGGAATAAAATCCAGAGAAAAAATTAAAAATTTTATCACCGAAGCGATAGATGCTTACAATATCAATCCAAAAGAAGTGACTTTGTTCGGCTTTAGTCAAGGTACAATTTTAAGTTTTGCCACGGCTCTAACCTATCCACATTTGGTCAAAAACGTGATTGGTTTGAGCGGTTACATCGACAAAAATATGGTTGAAATAGCCGATAAAAACGCTTTAAAAAAACTACATGTATTTAGTTCTCATGGCACAGCAGACCAAGTCATACCAGTAGATTGGGCAAGAAAAACCCCTGAAATTTTAAAATCCTACGGAATTGATTGTGAGTTTAAAGAATTTCCCATCGGTCACGGTGTCAACCAAGAAAATTTTGAAGCGGTGTTAGATTGGCTGAAAAACCATTGA
- a CDS encoding T9SS type A sorting domain-containing protein, which produces MINLQFEIYDIKGILLMQTQNRNSNASKFSTGIYFLKIINKNQQILTEKIIKK; this is translated from the coding sequence TTGATCAATTTACAATTTGAAATATACGATATAAAAGGCATACTTTTAATGCAAACCCAAAACAGAAATAGTAACGCTTCAAAATTTTCAACAGGTATCTATTTTCTTAAAATTATAAATAAAAATCAACAAATATTGACCGAAAAGATCATCAAGAAATAA
- a CDS encoding dihydroorotase family protein, producing MRLLIKSAKIIDPKSPYHLKQKDIFIENGKIKAIEDKVDEKADKQITYKNLHVSQGWFDSSVSFGEPGFEDRETLQNGLDTAMKSGFTSVILNPNTDPVIDNAALVQYLKTKTQSHIVNALISGALTEQSKNQQLAELFDMHQHNAVVFGDYKKGIQNANLLKLALQYTKAFEGLVQVFPIENSLSEKAQMHEGEISTSLGLKAQPRMAEVIQIKRDLDLLRYTDSKIHFSCISTADSVELIKQAKKEGLDVSCSVAISNLIYTDKKLQDFDTRYKV from the coding sequence ATGAGATTGCTTATCAAATCAGCAAAAATTATTGACCCAAAAAGTCCTTATCATCTTAAACAAAAAGATATTTTTATTGAAAATGGCAAGATTAAAGCCATAGAAGACAAGGTTGATGAGAAAGCAGATAAGCAAATTACATATAAAAATCTCCACGTTTCTCAAGGTTGGTTTGATTCTTCAGTCTCTTTTGGCGAACCTGGTTTTGAAGATCGAGAAACTTTACAAAATGGCTTAGATACCGCGATGAAAAGTGGATTTACGAGTGTGATTTTAAATCCCAATACCGATCCCGTTATTGACAATGCCGCTTTGGTTCAGTATTTAAAAACCAAAACCCAAAGTCATATTGTCAACGCTCTAATTTCAGGAGCATTAACCGAACAATCAAAAAATCAGCAACTTGCAGAATTGTTTGATATGCATCAACACAATGCAGTAGTGTTTGGCGATTATAAAAAAGGGATTCAAAATGCCAACCTACTCAAATTGGCTTTGCAATACACCAAAGCTTTTGAAGGTTTGGTTCAAGTTTTCCCGATTGAAAACAGCTTGAGTGAAAAGGCACAAATGCACGAAGGCGAAATCAGCACAAGTCTCGGTTTAAAAGCACAACCACGAATGGCTGAAGTGATTCAAATAAAAAGAGATTTAGACCTATTGAGATATACCGATTCGAAAATTCATTTCTCTTGTATTTCTACAGCAGATTCAGTTGAACTTATAAAACAAGCCAAAAAAGAAGGTTTGGATGTGAGTTGTAGCGTTGCTATTTCCAATTTGATTTACACAGATAAAAAACTGCAGGATTTTGATACCAGATATAAAGTTTGA
- a CDS encoding DUF4870 domain-containing protein has product MSQMSQNSKSPKGKTATITSYLFFFLGTIIALFMNMEDRHEFARFHIRQSFGLHFIFIAFSPLASGFDNWMISFSLYLFYTVLWFYGFINAVTNKTQPIPILGNFFQKLFKVL; this is encoded by the coding sequence ATGTCACAGATGTCACAAAATTCTAAAAGTCCAAAAGGAAAAACGGCGACTATAACAAGCTATTTATTCTTTTTTTTAGGCACTATCATTGCCCTATTTATGAATATGGAAGATAGACATGAATTCGCAAGATTTCATATCCGTCAATCTTTTGGATTACATTTTATCTTTATCGCCTTTTCACCTTTAGCCAGTGGGTTTGACAATTGGATGATCAGTTTTTCATTGTATCTATTTTATACGGTTTTATGGTTTTACGGGTTTATCAATGCGGTTACCAACAAAACTCAACCTATTCCTATACTCGGTAATTTTTTTCAAAAACTATTTAAAGTGTTATAA
- a CDS encoding MBL fold metallo-hydrolase — translation MKVTFLGTGTSQGIPVIGSRHPVCLSDDPKDKRLRVSILIQWDIYTYVVDCGPDFRQQMLANPIDRLDGILFTHEHNDHVIGLDDVRPFYFRQGDISIYAHQRVLKELKKRFEYVFTVQNKYPGAPTLDINIIDDNPFIIGKKEVIPINVFHGKLQVYGFRIDDFAYVTDAKTIPKESMKKLKGVKVLVLNALREEPHNTHLNLSEALEIVNHVKPERAYFTHISHKMGFHEEVQKKLPENVFLAYDNLKIEV, via the coding sequence TTGAAAGTTACATTTTTAGGTACAGGCACTTCACAAGGTATTCCCGTAATTGGAAGCCGTCATCCTGTATGTTTAAGCGATGACCCTAAAGACAAAAGACTTAGAGTTTCTATTTTGATTCAATGGGATATTTATACCTATGTAGTAGATTGTGGTCCTGATTTTAGACAACAAATGTTAGCTAACCCTATTGATAGATTAGACGGCATTTTGTTTACCCACGAACACAATGATCATGTTATCGGTCTAGATGACGTCAGACCGTTTTACTTTAGGCAAGGTGATATTTCTATTTACGCACATCAAAGGGTTTTAAAAGAACTAAAAAAAAGATTTGAATATGTTTTTACAGTACAAAACAAATATCCTGGTGCACCGACTTTAGATATCAATATCATTGATGATAATCCATTTATTATTGGGAAAAAAGAAGTTATTCCTATCAATGTTTTTCATGGCAAACTCCAAGTTTACGGTTTCAGAATAGACGATTTTGCCTATGTAACTGATGCTAAAACTATTCCAAAAGAGTCTATGAAAAAATTGAAAGGCGTAAAAGTTTTAGTTTTAAATGCTTTAAGAGAAGAACCGCACAATACACATCTCAACTTAAGCGAAGCACTTGAAATTGTAAATCATGTAAAACCAGAACGGGCATATTTTACACATATCAGTCATAAAATGGGATTTCATGAAGAGGTGCAAAAAAAACTTCCAGAAAATGTTTTTTTGGCTTACGATAATTTGAAAATAGAAGTATAA
- a CDS encoding transporter substrate-binding domain-containing protein → MIRLIFISFLSLFLLLSCSDSNSKDVKAKNTELNKNRKFKDIIESGKIKAITTYSGTTYFLYRGQPMGFEYEILKKFAEDLNLELEIVIAKDENKLIDMLKANKGDIIAYGYTITEERKKEIDFSIPLYLSHQVLVQRKPNNWRKMKLHNIREQLISNPVELIGDTVSVKRNSSYAQRIVNLSEEVGGKIYIDTIPGQMTTDEIFKNIAEGKIKYSIVDQNVASIYASDYPILDISTKMSFSQRIAWGLRKDSNQLKDTLNQWLKRAKKTVDYHVIYNKYFKNRRSFRKRVKSEFYSLNDQKISPYDDLIKKYAKKLGWDWRLIASIVYQESQFKPSNESWTGATGLMQIMPRTAEELKITNPTDPEQSLRGGTKYLSQLWKAHITVPDSIQRIKFTLASYNAGLFHIKDAQRLASHLKLDSLQWDKNVENALLKLDKPEFYNKDFIKYGYVRAKEPYKYVKEIFERYEHYKAFIDRNPNLKEEEL, encoded by the coding sequence ATGATACGATTGATTTTTATAAGCTTTTTAAGCCTTTTTTTGCTGTTATCCTGTAGTGATAGTAATAGCAAAGATGTTAAGGCTAAAAACACTGAACTTAATAAAAATCGAAAGTTTAAAGATATAATAGAAAGTGGCAAAATAAAAGCCATAACAACTTATAGTGGCACCACCTATTTTTTATACCGAGGACAACCCATGGGGTTTGAATACGAAATCCTTAAAAAATTTGCTGAAGATTTAAACCTTGAACTAGAAATCGTAATTGCCAAAGACGAAAATAAACTCATTGATATGCTCAAAGCCAACAAAGGCGACATAATTGCCTACGGCTATACTATCACAGAAGAACGCAAAAAAGAAATAGATTTTAGCATTCCTTTATATTTATCACATCAAGTTTTAGTTCAGAGAAAACCAAACAACTGGCGAAAAATGAAACTTCACAATATAAGAGAACAACTTATATCTAATCCCGTTGAATTGATAGGTGATACCGTTTCAGTTAAACGCAATTCATCCTATGCCCAAAGGATAGTGAACTTGTCAGAAGAAGTAGGCGGAAAAATTTATATCGATACCATTCCTGGTCAAATGACTACTGATGAGATTTTTAAAAATATTGCAGAAGGTAAAATAAAATACAGTATTGTTGATCAAAATGTAGCTTCTATTTACGCATCTGACTATCCTATTCTTGATATTTCCACAAAAATGAGTTTTTCTCAACGCATTGCTTGGGGTTTGAGAAAAGACTCAAATCAACTTAAAGATACTTTAAACCAATGGCTTAAACGTGCTAAAAAAACAGTTGATTATCACGTGATTTACAATAAATATTTCAAAAACAGAAGATCCTTTAGAAAACGTGTAAAGAGTGAGTTTTACAGCCTTAACGATCAAAAAATAAGTCCTTACGACGATTTGATAAAAAAATATGCAAAAAAATTGGGTTGGGATTGGCGTCTGATTGCGTCAATAGTTTATCAAGAATCGCAATTCAAACCTTCTAATGAGTCTTGGACAGGAGCCACTGGTCTTATGCAGATTATGCCAAGAACTGCTGAAGAACTAAAAATCACTAATCCAACCGATCCTGAGCAAAGTTTAAGAGGTGGCACAAAATATCTATCTCAACTTTGGAAAGCCCACATCACTGTTCCTGATTCTATACAGCGTATAAAATTCACTTTAGCATCTTATAATGCAGGTTTGTTTCATATTAAAGACGCTCAACGTCTTGCTTCACACCTCAAATTAGATTCACTTCAGTGGGATAAAAACGTAGAAAATGCACTTCTTAAATTGGATAAACCCGAATTTTACAACAAAGATTTTATAAAATACGGATACGTCAGAGCAAAAGAGCCATATAAATATGTCAAAGAAATTTTTGAACGTTACGAGCATTATAAAGCTTTTATTGATAGAAATCCTAATTTAAAAGAAGAAGAACTTTAG